From the genome of Azospirillum brasilense, one region includes:
- a CDS encoding right-handed parallel beta-helix repeat-containing protein, which translates to MTRRIPGLFAGGLLWLVLLLAGPTPSFAAEPAIHVSPQGDDRWSGRVAASTPDGRDGPVATLARAVEEARKRGLHLILLRGGTHRLTDTVTLGLEDSGLRIAAFPGETPILSGGEVVTGFKAERDGVVSAPLAREPGLDVTAAGVRLRAAQSGAFDPQDPIRSGWFVAQQTKGGGDKRQFRFPPGTVQAAWAVPGVRVQALDRERQADDIRGIERIDRSGTLVLDRDGWYPFRDGSTFRLLGHPDFLKFPGQFAWSAKDRRLLLRPHDPAGFARDGEAVVARTAPLIQAEKADSITLDGLSFADVPYNGAAVRLAGGSGHRVLDNRFSAVGTGVLLVGVADSEVRGNRLEHLGRSGIELTPGSAGNRIIANTIRHVGEVNLYSAGIMTAGVTRTQIAHNDIRHAARYGISMKNWNPETKNTDN; encoded by the coding sequence ATGACGCGCCGGATTCCTGGACTCTTCGCGGGCGGGCTGTTGTGGCTGGTCCTGTTGCTGGCTGGTCCCACCCCGTCCTTTGCGGCGGAGCCGGCGATCCACGTCTCCCCCCAGGGCGACGATCGCTGGTCCGGACGGGTCGCCGCCTCCACCCCGGACGGACGGGACGGCCCGGTCGCCACGTTGGCCCGCGCGGTGGAGGAGGCGCGCAAGCGCGGGCTGCATCTGATCCTGTTGCGCGGCGGCACCCACCGGCTGACCGACACGGTGACGCTGGGTCTGGAGGATTCCGGGCTGCGCATCGCCGCCTTTCCCGGTGAAACCCCGATCCTGTCGGGTGGGGAGGTGGTGACGGGCTTCAAGGCGGAGCGGGATGGCGTCGTCTCCGCCCCGCTGGCGCGCGAGCCGGGGCTGGACGTGACCGCCGCCGGGGTGCGGCTGCGCGCGGCGCAGAGCGGCGCCTTCGACCCGCAGGACCCGATCCGCAGCGGCTGGTTCGTCGCCCAGCAGACCAAGGGCGGCGGTGACAAGCGGCAGTTCCGCTTTCCGCCCGGCACCGTCCAGGCGGCCTGGGCGGTCCCCGGCGTGCGCGTCCAGGCGCTCGACCGCGAGCGGCAGGCCGACGACATCCGCGGCATCGAGCGCATCGACCGCAGCGGCACGCTGGTCCTCGACCGCGACGGCTGGTACCCGTTCCGCGACGGCAGCACCTTCCGCCTGCTCGGCCATCCCGACTTCCTGAAATTCCCCGGCCAGTTCGCCTGGAGCGCCAAGGACCGGCGCCTGCTGCTCCGCCCCCACGACCCGGCGGGCTTCGCCCGCGACGGCGAGGCGGTGGTGGCCCGCACCGCGCCGCTGATCCAGGCGGAGAAGGCGGATTCCATCACCCTCGACGGGCTGTCCTTCGCCGACGTGCCCTACAACGGGGCGGCGGTGCGGCTGGCCGGCGGTTCGGGGCACCGCGTCCTCGACAACCGCTTCTCCGCCGTCGGAACCGGCGTGCTGCTGGTCGGCGTCGCGGACAGCGAGGTGCGCGGCAACCGGCTGGAGCATCTGGGGCGCAGCGGGATCGAACTGACTCCGGGCAGTGCCGGCAACCGGATCATCGCCAACACCATCCGCCATGTCGGCGAAGTGAACCTCTACAGCGCCGGCATCATGACGGCCGGGGTGACCCGCACCCAGATCGCCCACAACGACATCCGGCAC